From Simkaniaceae bacterium, one genomic window encodes:
- a CDS encoding enoyl-[acyl-carrier-protein] reductase has product MLKIDLTGKTAFVAGVGDDQGYGFAIAKYLAEAGAKIIFGTWTPILKIFEMSWNSGKFDASRKLSDGSLLQYEKIYALDASFDRPEDVPEEIKSNKRYQNASGYTISEVAGQIEKDFGKIDILIHSLANGPEVKNPLIDTSRQGYLAALSSSAYSFISLVSHFGKMMPKGGSCINLSYMASTHAIPGYGGGMSSAKAALESDTRMLAFEAGRRYGIRINSISAGPFRSRAAKAIGFIDAMIEYSLANAPIQEEMTTDHVGQTAAFLSSDLASAITGTIIFVDHGMHAMGVGIDSPTLTRISDQ; this is encoded by the coding sequence ATGCTAAAGATCGATCTTACAGGAAAAACCGCTTTTGTTGCCGGCGTCGGCGATGATCAGGGATATGGATTCGCAATTGCAAAATACCTCGCTGAGGCCGGTGCTAAGATTATTTTCGGCACATGGACACCGATTCTTAAGATCTTTGAAATGTCATGGAATAGCGGCAAGTTCGATGCATCGCGCAAACTCAGCGACGGATCACTACTTCAATATGAAAAGATTTACGCACTCGATGCCTCTTTTGATCGCCCTGAAGATGTCCCTGAAGAGATCAAGTCCAATAAACGCTATCAAAATGCCTCCGGTTATACCATCTCGGAAGTGGCTGGGCAAATTGAAAAAGATTTTGGCAAAATTGACATTTTAATCCACTCGCTTGCCAACGGCCCCGAAGTTAAAAACCCTCTGATCGATACCTCCAGACAAGGTTATCTCGCTGCGCTTAGCTCATCTGCTTACTCTTTTATTTCCCTTGTCTCTCACTTTGGAAAAATGATGCCTAAGGGCGGCTCTTGCATCAACCTCTCCTATATGGCCTCAACCCATGCCATCCCGGGATATGGCGGCGGAATGAGCTCTGCAAAAGCAGCCCTAGAGAGCGATACCCGGATGCTCGCCTTCGAAGCGGGGCGCCGCTATGGCATCCGCATTAACAGCATCTCGGCAGGACCATTCCGCTCTCGCGCAGCTAAAGCCATCGGCTTTATCGATGCCATGATCGAATACTCCTTAGCCAATGCCCCAATCCAAGAAGAGATGACAACGGATCATGTCGGGCAAACCGCCGCATTTCTCTCATCAGACCTCGCCTCAGCGATCACCGGCACGATCATCTTTGTCGATCACGGCATGCACGCTATGGGCGTCGGCATCGACAGCCCCACCCTAACCCGCATTTCTGATCAATAG